A window from Cryobacterium sp. SO1 encodes these proteins:
- the dprA gene encoding DNA-processing protein DprA, whose protein sequence is MTLFGLDEAVVTSLIAGVRPAAAASGVVQPTDVRPADAQLIEGQLADAQLADPGEAFARAAWTTIAEPGDGVAGTVVGLLGAAAALRSVVEAWPPDRLAGTLTDSSDEYEEGDPAGLRPELEQALARWRPRLSSTEVIRSLQQARRTGTALLLPRDPLWPAAVSDLGRHAPLALWWRGRSEALAALGHSIALVGARAATGYGEHVAMEAAAGLVDRGLAIVSGAAYGIDGMAHRSALASNGTTVAFLAGGVDRFYPSGHDALLTRIVEAGAVLSELPCGAPPTKWRFLQRNRLIAAASGATVVLEAGWRSGSLNTAGHAAALGRPLGAVPGPVTSPTSAGCHRLLRDYDAICVTTAAEMAELIGVGVDLELDLTGADGRDGGKGARERTSDQVRVFDALSVRAPRVPAEIARRSGLSTTTVLGVLGTLDLEGSVRERATGWVRVT, encoded by the coding sequence ATGACACTGTTCGGACTCGACGAGGCGGTGGTGACCTCGCTCATCGCGGGAGTACGTCCGGCAGCCGCAGCATCCGGTGTGGTGCAGCCAACGGATGTGCGGCCCGCTGATGCCCAGCTCATTGAGGGGCAGCTCGCCGATGCGCAGCTCGCCGACCCAGGGGAGGCCTTCGCCCGGGCGGCGTGGACCACCATCGCCGAACCCGGGGACGGGGTGGCCGGCACAGTGGTCGGCCTGCTCGGTGCGGCCGCGGCGCTCCGCTCGGTGGTCGAGGCGTGGCCTCCGGACCGGCTGGCCGGCACTCTCACCGACTCCAGCGACGAGTACGAGGAGGGTGACCCGGCCGGGCTCCGCCCGGAGTTGGAGCAGGCCCTAGCCCGGTGGCGACCCCGGTTGTCCTCGACCGAGGTGATCCGGTCGCTCCAACAGGCCCGGCGCACCGGAACGGCCCTGCTCCTGCCGCGCGACCCGCTCTGGCCGGCCGCGGTCAGCGACCTGGGCAGGCATGCCCCGCTGGCACTGTGGTGGCGGGGTCGATCCGAGGCCCTCGCGGCGCTGGGCCACTCCATCGCCCTGGTCGGCGCACGTGCCGCGACCGGGTACGGCGAACACGTGGCGATGGAGGCGGCGGCCGGCCTCGTTGACCGAGGCCTGGCCATTGTGTCCGGCGCGGCATACGGCATCGACGGAATGGCACACCGGTCGGCGCTGGCCAGCAACGGCACGACAGTCGCCTTCCTGGCCGGGGGAGTCGACCGGTTCTATCCCAGCGGGCACGATGCCCTGCTCACCCGCATCGTGGAGGCGGGCGCCGTGCTCTCCGAGCTGCCGTGTGGTGCACCGCCCACCAAATGGAGATTTCTGCAACGCAACAGGCTGATCGCCGCCGCCAGCGGTGCCACCGTCGTGTTGGAAGCGGGCTGGCGCTCCGGCTCGCTCAACACCGCCGGGCACGCGGCCGCCCTGGGCCGTCCGCTGGGCGCCGTGCCCGGACCGGTGACCTCGCCCACCTCGGCCGGCTGCCACCGGCTGCTGCGGGACTACGACGCCATCTGCGTCACCACGGCGGCCGAGATGGCCGAGCTCATCGGCGTGGGCGTCGACCTGGAACTTGACCTGACCGGTGCGGACGGCCGTGACGGCGGGAAGGGGGCACGGGAACGCACCAGCGACCAGGTGCGGGTGTTCGACGCGCTCAGTGTGCGGGCACCGCGGGTTCCCGCCGAGATCGCCCGACGGTCCGGGCTCTCGACCACGACGGTGCTCGGCGTTCTCGGCACCCTGGACCTTGAGGGATCGGTGCGGGAACGGGCGACGGGCTGGGTGCGGGTCACCTGA
- a CDS encoding YifB family Mg chelatase-like AAA ATPase, which translates to MSLARTHSVALIGLAGSLVEVEADISSQLPGMRLIGLPDAALAEAAERVRAAAKNSGCALNGHRLTVNLSPAALRKHGSGFDLAIALACLAADDVVPAASVGAVVHIGELALDGRLRPTPGILPAVIAAARLGHRTVMVPAGNAEEAALVPGIRVVGVASLRDALIWHGARLEPQEVDVLCAPVEDDPADENLDLLDVVGNDEAILALQVAAAGGHHVFMLGPPGAGKTMLAARLPGLLPDLGPAESLEVSSLRSLSGRPVGRSLITRPPLEAPHHTITAAAMVGGGSGQIRPGAAARASHGVLFLDEAPEFAGAVLDALRQPLESGRISIHRANAVAHFPARFQLVLAANPCPCGQYGTGDQECTCPPNSRRRYLARISGPLLDRIDIQLTVTRVTAAQLRIAAVGGRLSSDVARHRVAAARATAATRLVGTPWTLNSQVSGPWLRSPERRLDARVTAMLDRALERGGITMRGYDRILRVAWSVADLTGVARPGPDEVGQALYLRKGMAS; encoded by the coding sequence ATGAGCCTGGCCCGCACCCATTCCGTCGCGCTGATCGGCCTCGCCGGGTCGCTCGTCGAGGTGGAGGCCGACATCTCCAGCCAGTTGCCGGGGATGAGGCTGATCGGGCTGCCGGATGCGGCACTGGCCGAGGCCGCTGAACGAGTGCGCGCCGCGGCCAAGAACTCCGGCTGCGCGTTGAACGGCCATAGGCTCACCGTGAACCTCTCTCCCGCCGCCCTGCGCAAGCACGGCTCCGGTTTCGACCTGGCCATCGCCCTGGCCTGCCTGGCCGCGGACGACGTCGTGCCCGCCGCGTCGGTGGGTGCCGTCGTGCACATCGGCGAGCTCGCCCTTGACGGGCGGCTGCGGCCGACCCCCGGCATTCTGCCGGCGGTGATCGCCGCGGCGCGGCTGGGGCACCGTACCGTGATGGTGCCGGCCGGCAACGCCGAGGAAGCGGCCCTGGTGCCGGGGATCCGGGTGGTGGGTGTGGCGTCCCTTCGCGACGCGCTGATCTGGCACGGCGCCCGGTTGGAGCCCCAGGAGGTGGACGTGCTGTGCGCACCGGTCGAGGACGACCCGGCCGACGAGAACCTCGACCTGCTCGACGTGGTCGGCAACGACGAGGCCATCCTCGCCCTGCAGGTGGCCGCGGCCGGCGGACACCACGTGTTCATGCTCGGACCTCCCGGGGCGGGCAAGACCATGCTCGCCGCCCGGCTGCCCGGACTGCTGCCCGACCTGGGCCCGGCCGAATCCCTCGAAGTGAGCTCGCTGCGGTCTCTGAGCGGTCGCCCGGTGGGACGCTCGCTGATCACCCGGCCCCCGCTGGAGGCGCCGCACCACACCATCACCGCCGCCGCGATGGTCGGTGGCGGCAGCGGGCAGATCCGGCCCGGCGCCGCGGCGCGGGCGTCCCACGGCGTGCTCTTCCTCGATGAGGCGCCGGAGTTCGCCGGCGCCGTGCTGGACGCCCTGCGGCAGCCCCTCGAATCCGGTCGGATCAGCATCCACCGGGCGAATGCCGTCGCCCACTTCCCGGCCCGATTCCAGCTCGTGCTGGCTGCCAACCCGTGCCCATGCGGTCAATACGGCACCGGAGACCAGGAATGCACCTGCCCGCCGAACTCCCGGCGCCGTTACCTCGCCCGGATCTCCGGCCCGCTGCTGGACCGCATCGACATTCAGCTCACCGTGACCCGGGTGACCGCCGCGCAGTTGCGCATCGCCGCCGTCGGCGGCCGGCTTTCCAGCGACGTGGCCAGGCACCGGGTTGCAGCTGCCCGGGCAACCGCGGCGACTCGTCTGGTCGGCACACCGTGGACGCTGAATTCGCAGGTGTCCGGTCCCTGGCTGCGCAGCCCCGAGCGACGCCTGGATGCCCGGGTGACGGCGATGCTCGACCGGGCCCTCGAGCGCGGTGGGATCACCATGCGTGGCTACGACCGCATATTGCGGGTCGCCTGGTCCGTCGCAGATTTAACCGGAGTCGCCCGGCCCGGGCCAGACGAAGTAGGGCAGGCACTGTACCTGCGGAAGGGAATGGCGTCATGA
- a CDS encoding YraN family protein has protein sequence MARKDDLGRLGEDCAAAFLVRAGYTVVERNWRCAQGEIDLIVAKDGDIVFVEVKTRSGTGYGHPFEAITVAKLARLRRLAGAWCAEFEPRARNIRIDAVAVIARPGLPPVVEHLEGVS, from the coding sequence GTGGCACGCAAAGACGATTTGGGCCGGCTGGGTGAAGACTGCGCCGCGGCGTTCCTGGTGCGGGCCGGTTACACAGTGGTGGAGCGCAATTGGCGCTGTGCGCAGGGTGAGATCGACCTGATCGTGGCCAAGGACGGCGACATCGTGTTCGTCGAGGTGAAGACCCGCTCCGGAACCGGCTACGGGCATCCGTTCGAAGCCATCACGGTGGCCAAGCTCGCCCGGCTACGTCGGTTGGCCGGCGCGTGGTGCGCCGAATTCGAGCCCAGGGCGCGAAACATCCGAATCGACGCCGTTGCCGTGATCGCCCGTCCCGGCCTGCCGCCGGTGGTGGAACACCTCGAGGGTGTGTCCTGA
- a CDS encoding DUF1269 domain-containing protein has translation MSDESVFLYLGVYPNAATAESDLEVVRELHSSKVIGTYDAAVATKEADGSVQVHRKTSKHAGWTGVAAGAVVGLLFPPAIIGSAIVGGAAGSVVGHFWRSLDRGDIKELGEMLDSGEAALIVVGKDRLEQEFQRAGLVAQKHIEKEIKVDAKELDKQLAQASTEMQTTERTDTV, from the coding sequence ATGTCCGACGAATCCGTCTTCCTCTACCTCGGTGTGTACCCCAACGCGGCAACCGCCGAGTCCGACCTCGAGGTTGTGCGCGAGCTGCACTCCAGCAAAGTGATCGGAACGTACGACGCCGCCGTCGCCACCAAGGAGGCCGACGGCTCGGTGCAGGTGCACCGCAAGACCAGCAAGCACGCCGGGTGGACCGGTGTCGCCGCCGGCGCCGTCGTCGGGCTGTTGTTCCCGCCCGCGATCATCGGCAGCGCCATCGTCGGCGGTGCGGCCGGCAGCGTTGTCGGTCACTTCTGGCGGAGCCTGGACCGCGGTGACATCAAGGAACTCGGCGAGATGCTCGATTCCGGGGAGGCCGCGCTCATCGTGGTGGGCAAGGACCGGCTCGAGCAGGAGTTCCAGCGGGCCGGGCTGGTGGCTCAGAAGCACATTGAAAAGGAGATAAAGGTGGATGCCAAGGAGCTCGACAAGCAGCTCGCTCAGGCCTCCACGGAGATGCAGACGACGGAACGCACCGACACGGTCTGA
- a CDS encoding nitroreductase/quinone reductase family protein: protein MTSDRLRDLSMRAMNAVHRSLQVVSRGRLGWKLGPMPVVELHTIGRKTGERRSTLLTAPIHEPDRVVLIASKGGDDRDPFWYLNLVAQPDVELTENGHTRLMRARTATEAEKAALWPTIVRAYSGYAGYQKKTTRDIPVVICEPRRP, encoded by the coding sequence ATGACATCCGACCGCCTGAGAGACCTGTCGATGCGAGCCATGAATGCCGTGCACCGGTCGCTTCAGGTGGTCTCCCGCGGCCGGCTGGGTTGGAAGCTCGGGCCGATGCCCGTGGTGGAGCTGCACACCATCGGGCGAAAGACTGGTGAGCGGCGTTCCACGCTGCTCACCGCCCCGATCCACGAGCCGGACCGGGTGGTGCTGATCGCCTCAAAGGGCGGCGACGACCGCGACCCGTTCTGGTACCTCAACCTGGTTGCCCAGCCCGACGTGGAACTCACCGAGAACGGCCACACCCGCCTGATGCGGGCCCGCACGGCGACCGAAGCGGAGAAGGCGGCGCTGTGGCCGACCATCGTGCGGGCCTATTCCGGGTATGCCGGCTACCAGAAGAAAACCACCAGGGATATCCCGGTGGTCATCTGCGAGCCCCGCAGACCCTGA
- a CDS encoding dipeptidase produces the protein MSARHTPSSVAVAAPAGTAARHRAVPDPVDTAQATVAAALDLAPLIDGHNDWAWECRENRGYSVEGLDGHLDTDTDIARLRAGRMGGQFWSVYVEDTLIGADAVQGTLEQVDWVYRLAARYPETFVIATSAAGVEGARASGRIASLLGAEGAHSLNDSPAVLRMLARLGVRYLTLTHVHNTSWADSGTDEPVHNGLSPRGVEYIRELNRLGMLVDLSHVSPATAHAALDITSAPVIFSHSACHAVTAHPRNVPDDVLARLADNDGVLMVTFVPQFVSAAYAEWFGGDKSAPAPRVTLAQVANHVEHARETAGIRHIGLGGDFDGTDEFPEQLDGVDGYPALLLELARRGWSAAELAALAGANVLRVLRATDAAFGGDDSALTRLSR, from the coding sequence ATGAGCGCACGCCACACCCCGTCCAGCGTCGCCGTCGCCGCTCCGGCCGGCACGGCGGCCCGTCACCGCGCCGTACCTGACCCGGTCGATACCGCCCAGGCCACCGTTGCCGCGGCGCTTGACCTCGCCCCCTTGATCGACGGCCACAACGACTGGGCCTGGGAGTGCCGGGAAAACCGGGGCTACTCCGTCGAGGGCCTGGACGGCCACCTCGACACCGACACCGATATCGCCCGGCTCCGCGCCGGCCGGATGGGCGGTCAGTTCTGGTCGGTGTACGTCGAGGACACCCTCATCGGTGCCGACGCCGTGCAGGGCACCCTTGAGCAGGTCGACTGGGTCTACCGGCTCGCCGCACGATACCCGGAGACCTTCGTGATCGCCACGAGCGCCGCAGGGGTGGAAGGCGCCCGCGCGAGCGGTCGCATCGCCTCGCTACTGGGCGCCGAGGGCGCGCACTCGCTGAACGATTCACCCGCCGTATTGCGGATGCTGGCCAGGCTCGGGGTGCGCTATCTCACTCTCACCCACGTGCACAACACCAGCTGGGCAGACTCCGGCACCGACGAGCCCGTGCACAACGGTCTGAGCCCGCGCGGTGTGGAGTACATCCGGGAACTCAACCGGCTGGGCATGCTCGTGGACCTCTCACATGTGTCCCCGGCGACGGCGCACGCGGCCCTTGACATCACCAGTGCCCCGGTGATCTTCAGTCATAGCGCTTGCCACGCCGTCACGGCCCACCCCCGCAACGTGCCCGACGACGTGCTCGCGCGCCTGGCCGACAACGACGGCGTGCTGATGGTCACCTTCGTACCGCAGTTCGTCTCGGCCGCCTATGCGGAGTGGTTCGGGGGCGACAAGAGCGCCCCAGCGCCCCGGGTCACCCTGGCGCAGGTGGCCAACCATGTGGAGCACGCGCGTGAGACGGCCGGTATCCGCCATATCGGACTTGGCGGTGATTTCGATGGCACCGATGAGTTCCCCGAGCAGCTCGACGGTGTCGACGGCTACCCGGCTCTGCTGCTTGAGCTGGCCCGGCGCGGTTGGAGTGCCGCCGAGCTGGCCGCCCTGGCCGGCGCCAATGTGCTGCGCGTGCTGCGGGCTACGGATGCCGCGTTCGGCGGCGACGACTCGGCGCTGACCCGACTGAGCCGCTGA
- a CDS encoding DUF2469 family protein, which yields MEEEEFEDYDREVELALYREYRDVVGQFQYVVETERRFYLANEVELVRRDTEHDFYFELTMKDVWVWDVYRSDRFVKSVRVLTFKDVNVEELASKEFELPKELALDE from the coding sequence ATGGAAGAAGAAGAGTTCGAGGACTACGACCGCGAGGTCGAGTTGGCCCTATACCGCGAGTACCGAGACGTTGTGGGGCAGTTCCAGTACGTTGTCGAAACCGAGCGCCGCTTCTACCTCGCGAACGAGGTTGAGCTCGTCCGTCGTGACACCGAACACGACTTCTACTTCGAATTGACGATGAAGGATGTGTGGGTCTGGGACGTCTACCGGTCCGACCGTTTCGTGAAGTCGGTGCGGGTGCTGACGTTCAAGGATGTCAATGTGGAGGAGCTGGCCTCGAAGGAATTCGAGCTGCCCAAGGAACTCGCACTCGACGAGTAA
- a CDS encoding ribonuclease HII — translation MAVVEPTLEVELAMLAAGASCVIGCDEVGRGALAGPVAVGVAVVTADVGAFPVGLRDSKLLSEPRRELLAPLAVAWVKHSAVGLASAHEVDEVGIIAALGLAGKRALAQLHADGVDIVGGVVLLDGNDDWLNKALATPLAVVTRIKADQDCASVSAASVIAKVHRDRLMIAADIATPGYGWTGNKGYGSAAHMSAIGELGASEHHRRSWLKTPA, via the coding sequence ATGGCCGTCGTCGAGCCCACCCTCGAGGTGGAGCTGGCGATGCTTGCCGCCGGCGCCAGCTGCGTGATCGGCTGCGACGAGGTCGGGCGGGGCGCCCTCGCCGGCCCCGTCGCCGTCGGTGTGGCCGTGGTGACCGCAGACGTCGGCGCGTTCCCCGTAGGGCTCCGCGACTCCAAGCTCCTGAGCGAACCGCGCCGCGAGCTCCTCGCGCCCCTCGCCGTCGCCTGGGTGAAGCACAGCGCGGTCGGACTGGCGTCGGCGCACGAGGTCGACGAGGTCGGCATCATCGCGGCCCTCGGCCTGGCCGGCAAGCGCGCCCTGGCGCAGTTGCACGCCGACGGCGTCGACATCGTCGGCGGCGTGGTGCTGCTGGACGGCAACGACGACTGGTTGAACAAGGCCCTGGCCACCCCGCTGGCGGTCGTGACCCGCATCAAGGCCGACCAGGACTGCGCATCGGTCTCGGCCGCATCCGTGATCGCCAAGGTGCACCGCGACCGGCTGATGATCGCCGCGGACATCGCCACCCCCGGCTACGGCTGGACGGGCAACAAAGGCTACGGCAGCGCCGCGCACATGAGCGCGATCGGCGAACTCGGCGCGAGCGAGCACCACCGGCGCAGCTGGCTCAAAACTCCGGCCTAG
- the lepB gene encoding signal peptidase I, protein MTDNTLPSRSHRLEPDSSRKKRGVAIFIRDLLIIFVVALLISFLIKTFLVRSFYIPSGSMESTLLVDDRIIVNQLEPGLIPVSRGDVVVFRDPGGWLPPQAPIEQSPIVAALDWTMSVVGLSAPDSNDHLIKRIIGLPGDHVVCCNTLGQMSVNDIPLSEPYVLLPEGQTNVSKEAFDVVVPKNSLWVMGDNRYDSLDSRYHPNTPGKGFVPMDNVVGRALVISWPLERWSWLDDYPAVFRGVEDAER, encoded by the coding sequence ATGACAGACAACACTCTGCCCTCGCGATCGCATCGCCTGGAACCAGATTCGTCGCGGAAGAAACGCGGCGTCGCGATATTCATTCGCGACCTTCTCATCATCTTCGTGGTGGCACTGCTCATCTCGTTCCTGATCAAGACGTTCCTCGTGCGTTCCTTCTACATCCCCTCAGGGTCGATGGAGAGCACGCTGCTGGTCGATGACCGCATCATTGTCAATCAGCTGGAGCCCGGCCTGATCCCCGTCTCCCGCGGCGACGTCGTCGTCTTCCGCGATCCGGGCGGATGGCTGCCGCCGCAGGCGCCCATCGAACAGAGCCCGATCGTTGCAGCCCTCGACTGGACCATGTCCGTGGTGGGCCTGTCCGCGCCGGACAGCAACGACCATCTGATCAAACGGATCATCGGCCTCCCCGGAGACCACGTGGTCTGCTGCAACACGCTGGGCCAAATGAGCGTCAACGACATTCCGCTCAGCGAACCGTACGTACTGTTGCCCGAGGGGCAGACCAACGTGTCCAAGGAAGCGTTCGACGTTGTCGTTCCGAAGAATTCCCTGTGGGTGATGGGAGACAACCGCTACGACTCCCTCGACTCGCGTTACCACCCCAACACCCCGGGCAAGGGCTTCGTGCCGATGGACAACGTGGTGGGCCGCGCTCTCGTGATCAGCTGGCCTCTGGAGCGGTGGAGCTGGTTGGACGACTACCCCGCGGTGTTCCGCGGGGTCGAGGACGCCGAGAGGTGA
- the rplS gene encoding 50S ribosomal protein L19 has product MHILDQVDAASLRSDIPEFRAGDTVKVHVNIVEGARSRVQVYQGVVIGRSGEGVRETFCVRKVSFQVGVERTFPVHSPVIDHIEVVTRGDVRRAKLYYLRGLRGKKAKIKEKRD; this is encoded by the coding sequence ATGCATATTCTCGACCAGGTGGACGCAGCATCGCTGCGTTCAGACATCCCGGAGTTCCGCGCCGGCGACACCGTCAAGGTCCACGTCAACATCGTTGAAGGCGCGCGTTCGCGTGTCCAGGTCTACCAGGGCGTCGTCATCGGCCGCTCCGGCGAAGGCGTTCGCGAGACCTTCTGCGTCCGTAAGGTCAGCTTCCAGGTCGGCGTCGAGCGTACCTTCCCGGTGCACTCCCCGGTGATCGACCACATCGAGGTCGTCACCCGCGGTGACGTGCGTCGCGCGAAGCTGTACTACCTGCGGGGGCTCCGCGGCAAGAAGGCCAAGATCAAGGAAAAGCGCGACTAA
- a CDS encoding MFS transporter has protein sequence MILRRVFYYWQFVAVGVLPLWLMVAASIFGSTAWQVLGATFGAVAIGFGLLVVSLLIIARREVRAAKAVSWADVGVLTLWHVLIVLMGVYSVTAPWLSVLVVLVGLGAFWFVLWELFDAARKRVREALVYIDETARFGTVPAGQNPFQPMTDSFAGDQDAAGKNASHPPADPSVIIIREKPTDR, from the coding sequence GTGATTCTCCGCAGGGTCTTCTACTACTGGCAGTTCGTAGCCGTCGGCGTGCTTCCGCTTTGGCTCATGGTCGCCGCGTCTATTTTCGGCAGCACCGCCTGGCAGGTTCTCGGTGCCACGTTCGGCGCTGTCGCCATCGGGTTCGGCCTGCTCGTGGTGAGCCTGCTCATCATCGCCCGCAGAGAGGTACGGGCCGCCAAAGCGGTGTCCTGGGCTGATGTGGGAGTGCTGACCCTCTGGCACGTTCTCATCGTGCTGATGGGGGTGTACTCGGTCACGGCTCCCTGGCTGTCCGTGCTCGTGGTTCTCGTGGGCCTCGGCGCCTTCTGGTTCGTATTGTGGGAGCTCTTCGATGCCGCCCGCAAACGGGTGCGCGAGGCCCTGGTCTACATCGACGAAACCGCCAGGTTCGGCACGGTGCCAGCCGGCCAGAACCCGTTCCAGCCCATGACCGATAGCTTCGCCGGGGACCAGGACGCAGCCGGCAAGAACGCGTCGCATCCGCCCGCTGACCCGTCCGTCATCATCATCCGGGAGAAGCCGACCGACCGGTAG
- the trmD gene encoding tRNA (guanosine(37)-N1)-methyltransferase TrmD has translation MRIDIISIFPEFFGVLDISLLGRARQSGLIDLNVHNLRDFTHDRHNTVDDTPYGGGAGMVMKPEPWGEALDSILPAAPETDAAAPDAAGGPVLIFPSPAGEQFTQAMARDLAQQPHLVFGCGRYEGIDQRVVDHFAGRGQVRLVSLGDYVLNGGEVAVMAMIEAIGRLIPGVVGNPESLIEESHEDGLLEYPSYTKPASWRGLEVPPVLLSGNHGAIATWRRQQQIERTRKVRPDLGDAADAADAALLPPANSKARRRTRE, from the coding sequence ATGCGCATCGACATCATCAGTATTTTTCCGGAGTTCTTCGGTGTGCTGGACATCTCGCTTCTCGGCCGCGCCCGGCAGTCCGGCCTGATCGACCTCAACGTGCACAACCTGCGCGACTTCACCCACGACCGGCACAACACCGTCGACGACACGCCATACGGCGGCGGCGCCGGCATGGTGATGAAGCCGGAGCCCTGGGGCGAAGCACTGGACAGCATCCTGCCGGCCGCCCCTGAAACGGATGCGGCCGCACCGGATGCCGCCGGTGGCCCGGTGCTGATCTTCCCGTCGCCTGCGGGCGAGCAGTTTACCCAGGCGATGGCCCGCGATCTTGCCCAGCAGCCGCACCTGGTGTTCGGCTGCGGACGCTACGAGGGCATCGACCAGCGCGTCGTGGACCACTTCGCCGGTCGCGGCCAGGTGCGCCTGGTCAGCCTCGGCGACTACGTGCTCAACGGCGGCGAGGTGGCCGTCATGGCCATGATCGAAGCCATCGGACGGCTCATCCCCGGCGTGGTGGGCAACCCGGAGAGCCTCATCGAGGAGTCCCACGAGGACGGCCTGCTCGAATACCCCAGTTACACCAAGCCCGCCAGCTGGCGCGGCCTCGAGGTGCCGCCGGTGCTGCTCAGCGGCAACCACGGCGCCATCGCGACCTGGCGTCGGCAGCAGCAGATCGAACGCACCCGGAAGGTGCGCCCCGACCTGGGCGACGCCGCCGACGCCGCCGACGCCGCGCTTCTGCCTCCAGCGAACTCCAAGGCTCGGCGACGCACCCGCGAGTAA
- a CDS encoding formate/nitrite transporter family protein, whose product MSYVKPDQLIDQLVHSGVVKTNLTARQMFLRGTLSGAILGAATTLALTAAAQTGLPIVGALVFPVGFCVILMLGLELVTGSFALIPLAILEGRTTIAKGLKNFAIVIPAHIVGAGLYAALYVGVITYLGTDTTDPMIQAIIKMAEHKVLPYAAVGAGGVLVAIIKAMLCNWMVALGTIMFYTSTSASGKILGMWLPVLTFFGLGLEHAVVNMFVIPAGMLLGADISFADWWGWNTGPVLIGNFLGAVLFTALPLYFSHRNKVNRAAALQDDDDAETAPELAARHS is encoded by the coding sequence ATGTCCTACGTGAAACCGGACCAGCTGATTGATCAACTGGTCCACTCCGGAGTCGTCAAGACCAACCTCACCGCCCGCCAGATGTTCCTGCGCGGCACGCTTTCCGGAGCGATCCTCGGTGCGGCGACGACCCTCGCGTTGACCGCGGCGGCCCAGACCGGTCTGCCGATCGTCGGCGCTCTGGTGTTCCCGGTCGGGTTCTGCGTGATCCTGATGCTCGGCCTCGAGCTGGTCACCGGCAGCTTCGCGCTCATCCCGCTGGCGATCCTCGAGGGCCGCACGACCATCGCCAAAGGCCTGAAGAACTTCGCCATCGTCATCCCCGCGCACATCGTCGGCGCGGGCCTCTACGCCGCGCTTTACGTCGGTGTCATCACCTACCTCGGCACGGACACGACCGACCCGATGATCCAGGCGATCATCAAGATGGCCGAGCACAAGGTCCTGCCCTACGCCGCCGTCGGCGCCGGCGGCGTACTGGTGGCCATCATCAAGGCCATGCTCTGCAATTGGATGGTGGCGCTTGGCACCATCATGTTCTACACGTCGACCTCCGCGTCGGGCAAGATCCTGGGCATGTGGCTGCCCGTGCTCACCTTCTTCGGCCTGGGCCTGGAGCACGCCGTGGTGAACATGTTCGTCATCCCGGCCGGCATGCTGCTCGGCGCCGACATCAGTTTCGCCGACTGGTGGGGGTGGAACACCGGCCCCGTTCTGATCGGCAACTTCCTCGGCGCCGTGCTCTTCACCGCCTTACCGCTGTACTTCTCCCACCGCAACAAGGTCAACCGCGCCGCGGCCCTGCAGGACGACGACGACGCCGAGACCGCGCCGGAGCTCGCCGCCCGCCACTCGTAG
- the rimM gene encoding ribosome maturation factor RimM (Essential for efficient processing of 16S rRNA), translated as MSFDSTTPDTQLRVGRLTKAHGLKGAIKLELFTDDPGRRFVPGAVFTLQVPTSSPWHGKTIELVELRWYNQHAVGFFKGVPDREAAETLAKAILWIDQDSAEQTDEEDAWYDHQLVGLAVVRDGVQIGTLTRLEHLPAQDLLIVKTANGEVMIPFVKAIVPSVDIKAGVITITPPPGLLEELPDEPDTDAPDTDEPDTDEPDTDESDADESDAEQAADAETPQEPAATPTPDGQDA; from the coding sequence ATGAGTTTCGACAGCACGACCCCAGACACCCAATTACGGGTGGGGCGCCTCACCAAGGCCCATGGCCTCAAGGGCGCCATCAAGCTGGAGCTGTTCACGGATGACCCGGGACGACGTTTCGTTCCGGGCGCCGTGTTCACCCTCCAGGTGCCGACCAGCTCACCCTGGCACGGCAAGACCATCGAACTCGTCGAGCTGCGCTGGTACAACCAGCACGCCGTCGGGTTCTTCAAGGGTGTCCCCGACCGCGAGGCCGCGGAGACCCTGGCCAAAGCCATCCTCTGGATCGACCAGGACTCCGCCGAGCAGACGGATGAAGAAGACGCCTGGTACGACCACCAGCTGGTGGGACTCGCCGTCGTGCGCGACGGAGTGCAGATCGGCACGCTCACCCGCCTCGAACACCTGCCGGCCCAAGACCTCCTCATCGTGAAGACCGCCAACGGCGAGGTGATGATTCCCTTCGTCAAGGCGATCGTGCCCTCGGTCGACATCAAGGCCGGCGTCATCACGATCACCCCGCCGCCCGGGCTGCTCGAAGAGCTGCCGGACGAGCCGGACACGGACGCACCCGACACTGACGAACCGGACACTGACGAACCGGACACCGACGAATCAGACGCCGACGAATCCGACGCCGAACAGGCAGCGGATGCCGAAACCCCTCAAGAACCGGCAGCGACGCCGACTCCAGACGGCCAGGACGCATAA